A genomic region of Halobacteriovorax sp. JY17 contains the following coding sequences:
- a CDS encoding DUF2799 domain-containing protein, giving the protein MFRYLSLLMILLVQSCSSVSKKDCSSLNWYDQGVKDGEEGRRSTYFLQHALKCTEAPDNKEYVSGRNEGLKLFCTRYGGFNEGRRGATYLGQCSSFKDEDRFKVAHQLGLDVFRQREENLETEKDIKELERKISSEFHVADELNNLRFDKSILEKDLLRGEDFYNKLMEKAKSRKYLMKPIREK; this is encoded by the coding sequence ATGTTTAGATATTTATCTTTACTGATGATTTTACTCGTCCAGTCCTGTTCTAGTGTTTCAAAGAAGGATTGCTCGTCCTTAAATTGGTATGATCAAGGAGTGAAGGACGGTGAAGAAGGAAGGAGAAGTACGTACTTTTTACAGCACGCTTTAAAATGTACTGAAGCACCGGATAATAAAGAGTATGTCTCTGGTCGAAATGAGGGATTGAAACTCTTTTGTACAAGATATGGAGGTTTTAATGAGGGGAGACGAGGGGCCACTTATCTAGGACAGTGTAGTTCTTTTAAAGACGAAGATAGATTTAAAGTTGCTCACCAATTAGGGCTAGATGTTTTTAGACAGAGAGAAGAGAATCTAGAAACTGAAAAAGATATAAAAGAATTAGAAAGAAAAATATCCTCTGAGTTTCACGTTGCCGATGAATTGAATAATTTAAGATTTGATAAATCAATATTAGAGAAAGACTTGCTTAGAGGTGAAGACTTCTATAATAAGTTGATGGAAAAAGCGAAGAGCAGAAAATACTTAATGAAGCCTATAAGAGAGAAATAA
- a CDS encoding DUF1428 domain-containing protein, which yields MGNYVDGFVAPVPSKNIEAYRKISEKAGKIWMEYGALSYIESVSDDVESGEETSFPQSVNLEKDEVVVFSWITYESREHRDEVLEKVMSDKRMLDMENEEMPFDGKRMMWGGFKNLVSFEKSDS from the coding sequence ATGGGAAATTATGTTGATGGGTTTGTTGCCCCTGTTCCAAGTAAGAATATAGAAGCCTACAGAAAAATATCTGAGAAGGCCGGAAAGATTTGGATGGAGTATGGAGCTCTTTCATATATTGAAAGTGTTTCTGACGATGTGGAATCAGGTGAGGAAACTTCTTTTCCACAAAGTGTTAACTTAGAGAAAGATGAGGTAGTTGTCTTTTCTTGGATTACTTACGAATCAAGAGAGCACAGAGATGAAGTTCTTGAAAAGGTTATGAGTGATAAGAGAATGTTGGACATGGAAAATGAAGAGATGCCATTCGACGGAAAGAGAATGATGTGGGGTGGATTTAAGAACCTTGTAAGTTTTGAAAAATCTGATTCGTAG
- a CDS encoding serine hydrolase — translation MILLIVVLLRIQVFASSEISTLLCGNLNEDLPKVEYSKYFSNYFRETIDVEKNNTFFKGLRKRFGKCKSSRFEKDSDKSFFVNLQSERAMIRLKLFINGKKEITGLWVDNVETSSRKLEEKVDYVCSSLKKGAELNYEKNFDKSFIEAVSEETVKSIFSNILKEHGECKSVDLSVIDEFSGTFITMHRSDLKFTISIDPKNYKIIGLLYKGVNLPKVKIESTTQLKKLLENMPGDTQILFKELGGKEIISRNLNQPFALGSAFKLYILLALDEKISKGEASWDDLLEIKEEFKSLPSGEMQNLKAGEKRTLFFFARKMIEISDNTATDHLLQFVGREVVEKLLKRLGVVHSGNSPFLSTMEMFRTRAFFKPADAKKYESSSREEKLEMLKSLSNKPYEEFIKAIQKWGNNPLYIDKIEWFSSANEMCNLFEVLNKRESEEVRKILAYNTPFVSKDGATYAGYKGGSEPGVITMNYLLEKNDKSFCFIFGQNNTKKALNQDYFFSVTEGSLEYLLNKKGKK, via the coding sequence ATGATTTTACTAATAGTAGTTTTACTAAGAATTCAGGTCTTCGCTTCGAGCGAGATTTCAACACTTCTTTGTGGAAATTTAAATGAAGATCTTCCTAAGGTGGAATACTCAAAGTATTTCTCGAACTACTTTAGAGAAACTATTGATGTTGAAAAAAATAATACTTTCTTTAAAGGACTTAGAAAGCGTTTTGGAAAATGCAAAAGCTCTCGCTTTGAAAAAGATAGTGATAAGAGTTTCTTTGTAAATCTTCAGTCTGAAAGAGCTATGATTCGATTAAAGCTCTTTATTAATGGAAAAAAAGAAATTACAGGCCTTTGGGTAGATAATGTTGAAACAAGCTCTAGAAAGCTTGAAGAGAAAGTTGATTATGTCTGCTCTTCTTTAAAGAAAGGTGCAGAGCTAAACTATGAGAAGAATTTTGATAAATCTTTCATAGAGGCCGTTTCCGAGGAAACGGTTAAGTCTATTTTTTCTAATATTTTAAAAGAGCACGGTGAGTGTAAGAGCGTTGATTTAAGTGTTATAGATGAGTTTTCTGGAACTTTCATAACAATGCATAGATCTGATCTTAAATTTACAATCAGTATAGATCCTAAGAATTATAAAATAATAGGACTACTTTATAAGGGTGTTAATCTTCCAAAAGTTAAAATAGAAAGCACTACTCAGTTAAAGAAGCTACTTGAAAATATGCCTGGAGATACGCAGATCTTATTTAAAGAGTTAGGTGGAAAAGAGATAATTTCAAGAAATTTAAATCAACCCTTTGCTCTTGGGTCTGCTTTTAAGCTCTATATCCTCCTCGCCTTAGATGAGAAAATTTCCAAGGGAGAAGCAAGCTGGGACGATCTCTTAGAGATTAAAGAGGAGTTTAAGTCTCTTCCATCTGGGGAAATGCAAAATCTAAAGGCCGGCGAAAAGCGGACATTATTTTTCTTTGCTAGGAAAATGATAGAGATTTCTGATAATACGGCAACAGACCACCTTCTTCAATTTGTTGGAAGAGAAGTTGTTGAGAAATTATTAAAGCGCTTAGGAGTTGTTCATAGTGGTAATTCCCCTTTTCTTTCAACGATGGAAATGTTTAGAACACGCGCTTTCTTTAAACCTGCAGATGCGAAGAAGTATGAATCATCTTCTCGAGAAGAAAAGTTGGAAATGTTAAAGAGCTTATCTAATAAACCTTATGAGGAATTTATTAAAGCTATTCAAAAATGGGGGAATAACCCTCTTTATATTGATAAAATTGAATGGTTCTCTAGCGCAAATGAAATGTGTAATTTATTTGAAGTCTTAAATAAGAGAGAGAGTGAGGAAGTTAGAAAAATTCTTGCTTATAACACTCCCTTTGTTTCTAAGGATGGAGCAACATATGCAGGCTACAAAGGTGGAAGTGAGCCTGGAGTGATCACAATGAATTACCTGCTAGAGAAGAATGATAAATCATTTTGCTTTATCTTTGGTCAAAACAATACTAAAAAGGCATTAAATCAAGACTATTTCTTCTCCGTCACAGAGGGAAGTTTAGAATATCTTTTAAATAAGAAAGGAAAGAAGTAA
- a CDS encoding YceI family protein: MKKIMTLILALCTFSVFAADQNLKVDTKTSTLDWKATKVTGAHNGKVSIKSGSLNFKSGDLVGGEFVIDMTSITCEDIDNPEYNKKLVNHLNSDDFFSTSKFKTAKLVIKSARLGKGGHFDVEGDLTIKGITKPIMFKANVERKDKTANATAEIKFNRAHYDIKYKSGSFFQDLGDKLIHDDVNLTVKLSAK, encoded by the coding sequence ATGAAAAAAATTATGACTCTAATTCTTGCTCTATGTACATTCTCTGTATTTGCAGCAGATCAAAATTTAAAGGTAGATACAAAAACTTCAACGCTTGACTGGAAAGCTACAAAAGTTACAGGGGCACACAATGGAAAAGTTTCTATTAAGTCAGGTAGCCTTAATTTTAAATCAGGAGATTTAGTTGGAGGAGAATTTGTAATTGATATGACAAGTATCACTTGTGAAGATATCGATAACCCTGAATACAATAAGAAATTAGTAAATCATCTTAATAGTGATGATTTCTTTTCAACATCTAAATTTAAAACAGCGAAGCTTGTTATTAAGTCAGCAAGACTTGGTAAAGGTGGGCACTTTGATGTTGAGGGAGATCTAACAATTAAAGGGATTACAAAGCCAATTATGTTTAAAGCAAATGTAGAGCGTAAAGATAAGACAGCTAATGCAACAGCAGAAATTAAGTTCAATAGAGCTCACTATGATATTAAATACAAATCAGGGTCTTTCTTTCAAGATCTTGGAGATAAACTAATTCATGATGATGTAAATTTAACAGTAAAGCTAAGCGCGAAATAA
- a CDS encoding lysophospholipid acyltransferase family protein, translated as MQTLLCYLVFLLLKIVKLTYRFEYRDEYVINDATKGSSYILAIWHQNILSSILAHTNRRFSMIISPSKDGEYVAKVCELFGHEPIRGSSSKGGVRALINSIRSLKAGIPSAVAIDGPRGPLYNIKPGVFEMAKKAQVPIIPMTVSPAKFWTFNKAWDKFRLPKPFTKIIIHYGKPIFISESMTKEDIATYTNKLSLDLVNTEEKLSPTLLR; from the coding sequence ATGCAAACTCTCCTATGTTATTTAGTATTTCTCCTATTAAAAATCGTTAAGCTCACCTACCGATTTGAATATAGAGACGAATATGTAATTAATGACGCAACGAAGGGAAGCTCTTACATCCTTGCAATTTGGCATCAGAATATTTTGTCCTCGATCTTGGCCCACACAAATAGAAGATTCTCTATGATTATCAGCCCATCAAAAGATGGTGAATATGTAGCTAAAGTCTGTGAACTCTTTGGTCATGAACCTATAAGAGGTAGTTCATCCAAAGGTGGAGTTAGGGCGCTTATCAATTCAATTCGATCTTTAAAGGCAGGAATCCCTAGTGCTGTCGCTATCGATGGTCCACGGGGCCCTCTCTACAATATAAAACCGGGTGTATTTGAAATGGCCAAAAAGGCTCAAGTTCCAATTATCCCCATGACAGTAAGTCCTGCAAAATTTTGGACTTTCAATAAGGCCTGGGACAAATTCAGGTTACCGAAGCCATTTACAAAAATAATTATTCACTATGGCAAACCAATCTTTATAAGTGAATCAATGACTAAAGAAGATATAGCAACCTATACCAATAAACTTAGCCTTGACCTTGTAAACACAGAGGAAAAGTTGTCACCAACTTTGCTTCGATGA
- a CDS encoding DUF2288 family protein: MEDLKEKLKTEIEKAKWLLLEEHHKRDALLIVDLELNLVEVAASVALDDVMNVKEWLTTEKLIRPTEEMIQSWEENPELDFNFLIIQPYVIAQEIKE, translated from the coding sequence ATGGAAGATTTAAAAGAAAAATTAAAGACTGAGATTGAAAAAGCAAAATGGCTTTTACTAGAAGAGCACCACAAAAGAGATGCCTTACTTATTGTTGACCTAGAACTCAATCTAGTCGAAGTAGCAGCATCAGTTGCACTTGATGATGTAATGAATGTAAAAGAATGGCTTACAACAGAGAAATTAATTCGACCAACTGAAGAGATGATTCAATCGTGGGAAGAAAATCCTGAACTCGATTTTAACTTTCTCATTATTCAACCCTATGTGATAGCCCAAGAAATAAAGGAATAA
- a CDS encoding DUF1499 domain-containing protein translates to MKNLLLILLTATLVTSCIDTTEPMGLGISVKKLGKVSGFALKECYEKNCVNSQREITDEKQFIEPIKIVATKDIAYEKIMKIILKEEGINIANSTSNYIRAKQVLYGKLVTDIEFFFGQNKKVQMRAEMRGVPYDLGNSRRVLESIRFKFHQNDY, encoded by the coding sequence ATGAAGAATCTATTACTAATTCTATTAACAGCTACTCTTGTAACTTCTTGTATAGATACAACAGAACCAATGGGACTTGGGATTTCTGTAAAGAAACTAGGAAAAGTTAGCGGGTTTGCATTAAAAGAATGTTATGAGAAAAATTGTGTAAATTCACAAAGAGAAATTACTGATGAAAAACAATTTATCGAACCGATTAAAATTGTTGCGACCAAAGATATTGCCTATGAAAAAATAATGAAAATCATTCTAAAAGAAGAAGGTATAAACATTGCTAATAGCACTTCAAACTACATAAGAGCGAAACAAGTTCTCTATGGAAAATTAGTCACTGATATTGAATTCTTCTTTGGTCAAAATAAGAAAGTTCAAATGCGTGCTGAAATGAGAGGCGTTCCATACGACCTAGGAAATAGTCGAAGAGTTCTTGAAAGTATTCGATTTAAATTTCATCAAAACGATTATTAG
- a CDS encoding gamma carbonic anhydrase family protein yields MAIYKFDSISPSIATDVFIAPSADIIGKVWIGAKSSIWFRTVVRGDVQEIHIGESTNIQDLSMLHVTEDLPLIIGNGVSVGHSVVLHACTIEDNCLIGMGATILDGAVIGENSLVAAGSVVPPGKKYPAGSFIIGSPAVVKRKLTADELVLYGEHFKSYEKYSKQFLDSDCFEKIAD; encoded by the coding sequence ATGGCTATCTATAAATTTGATTCAATCTCTCCTTCAATTGCAACTGATGTATTCATCGCACCTTCCGCTGATATTATTGGAAAGGTATGGATTGGTGCAAAGTCTAGTATATGGTTTAGAACTGTTGTACGTGGCGACGTTCAAGAAATTCATATTGGAGAGTCTACCAATATTCAAGACCTCTCTATGTTGCATGTGACGGAGGATCTTCCTCTTATAATTGGAAATGGTGTTAGTGTTGGTCATAGTGTTGTTCTGCACGCTTGTACGATTGAAGACAATTGCTTGATTGGAATGGGGGCGACAATTTTAGATGGAGCAGTAATTGGAGAAAACTCTCTTGTTGCGGCAGGCTCAGTTGTTCCTCCAGGGAAGAAGTATCCCGCTGGAAGTTTTATTATAGGTTCGCCGGCCGTTGTAAAAAGAAAATTAACAGCAGATGAATTAGTATTATATGGAGAACATTTTAAGAGCTATGAGAAATATTCGAAGCAGTTCTTAGATAGTGACTGCTTCGAAAAAATTGCTGACTAA
- a CDS encoding c-type cytochrome produces the protein MTRLVTFAVVLIALIVAANLNTFKSEKVSNEPFDLKKQELAYAEHLKTLKELEEKRLALLHPVKEVEEVVEEGPLVVLDTPQLVHGSEVYKTCVVCHGKRGEGKKSQKAPHIGGQLDWYIEKQLVDMKSGARVNKVMEPYLKKLEAQDFKDLAAYISKLPWGEKK, from the coding sequence ATGACTAGGTTGGTGACTTTCGCCGTAGTTTTAATTGCTCTTATAGTAGCAGCGAATTTAAATACATTTAAATCTGAAAAAGTTTCAAACGAACCTTTTGATCTTAAGAAGCAAGAGCTTGCTTATGCAGAACACTTAAAGACTTTAAAAGAATTAGAAGAAAAACGCTTGGCCCTTTTACATCCAGTAAAAGAAGTTGAAGAAGTTGTTGAAGAGGGACCACTTGTTGTTCTTGATACTCCTCAACTCGTTCATGGAAGTGAAGTTTATAAGACTTGTGTTGTTTGCCACGGAAAAAGAGGTGAAGGAAAGAAGTCTCAAAAAGCTCCACATATCGGTGGTCAACTTGATTGGTACATTGAAAAGCAATTAGTTGATATGAAAAGTGGCGCTAGAGTAAATAAAGTGATGGAGCCATACCTAAAGAAACTTGAAGCTCAAGACTTTAAAGATCTTGCTGCCTATATTTCTAAACTCCCTTGGGGAGAGAAGAAGTAA
- a CDS encoding TIGR00730 family Rossman fold protein encodes MKKICVFCGSSAGRGEGYKSMAQKMGTTLTDNNLGLVYGGASIGVMGAMADEVLGAGGEVWGVMPKSLVEWEVAHSGLTKFEVVDSMHVRKQIMYDWSDAFVAMPGGFGTLDELCEILTWAQLKYHQKPCFLLNFNGFFDHLVRHFEHINKEGFLSDEHLKLITVVDSFEELENSLKNCFV; translated from the coding sequence ATGAAAAAGATATGTGTATTTTGTGGTTCAAGTGCTGGAAGGGGTGAAGGCTATAAGTCTATGGCCCAGAAGATGGGAACAACATTAACGGATAATAATTTAGGGCTTGTTTACGGCGGCGCCTCGATTGGAGTGATGGGAGCCATGGCCGACGAAGTCCTAGGTGCTGGAGGAGAAGTTTGGGGAGTTATGCCCAAGTCTCTAGTTGAGTGGGAAGTGGCCCATTCTGGTCTCACGAAGTTTGAAGTTGTTGACTCAATGCATGTTAGAAAGCAAATTATGTATGACTGGTCAGATGCATTCGTCGCCATGCCAGGTGGATTTGGAACACTCGATGAATTATGTGAAATTCTCACTTGGGCGCAGCTAAAGTACCACCAGAAGCCTTGTTTCCTACTAAACTTCAATGGTTTCTTTGACCATCTTGTGAGGCATTTTGAGCATATCAATAAAGAAGGTTTTCTTTCTGATGAGCATTTGAAATTGATAACAGTTGTTGATAGCTTTGAAGAACTTGAGAACTCGTTGAAAAATTGCTTCGTCTAG
- a CDS encoding TlyA family RNA methyltransferase: protein MKDRADKILVSLNMASTRSQASLLIKEGVVFYKGIQVKKPSFPVDGEGLEVRKENIFVGRGAHKIEGALKFFGVDPTDMIVADVGACTGGFTDFILKNGASKVYAIDVGHGQLASSLLDDSRVVNMEGINIRYELILDEKVDLAVVDLSYISLKLTLDTIFSLVKDTGKVIALVKPQFEVGKENIGKGGIVKDEKAKLSSLESLYDWCLERNYAIKNATVSPITGKTGNTEYFFYFEKSLKEHQLKREDLAKI, encoded by the coding sequence ATGAAAGACCGCGCCGATAAAATACTCGTCTCTCTAAATATGGCATCAACTAGGTCGCAGGCCTCTTTACTTATTAAAGAGGGGGTCGTCTTCTATAAAGGCATTCAAGTTAAGAAGCCTTCATTTCCAGTAGACGGAGAAGGCCTAGAAGTTAGAAAAGAAAATATATTCGTAGGAAGAGGTGCTCATAAAATTGAAGGGGCTTTGAAGTTCTTTGGTGTTGACCCTACTGATATGATAGTTGCTGATGTCGGAGCCTGTACTGGTGGCTTCACTGATTTTATTTTAAAAAATGGAGCATCAAAAGTTTACGCAATTGATGTTGGACATGGTCAACTTGCCTCCTCACTTCTTGATGATTCAAGAGTTGTGAATATGGAAGGAATCAATATTCGCTATGAATTAATTCTTGATGAAAAAGTGGATCTCGCAGTCGTGGACTTATCCTATATTTCTTTGAAGCTTACTCTTGATACAATTTTTTCTTTAGTTAAAGATACTGGAAAAGTCATTGCTTTGGTTAAGCCACAGTTTGAAGTTGGAAAAGAAAATATTGGTAAAGGTGGAATCGTTAAGGACGAGAAAGCAAAACTGAGCTCGCTAGAGTCTCTCTACGATTGGTGTCTAGAGAGAAATTATGCTATTAAGAACGCAACGGTTTCTCCAATTACTGGTAAAACTGGAAATACGGAGTACTTCTTTTACTTTGAAAAATCTCTTAAGGAGCATCAATTAAAAAGAGAAGACTTGGCAAAAATTTAA
- a CDS encoding VanZ family protein: MMKELKLQKIWLFIGLSYIAGIFYLCLRRSAPSTPPFEHFDKILHFSAYFFLMSYFTLILKKSSYKKVFILFVIMGILIEFLQLMTGYRSFELLDILANTTGLIVGLFTFGKYLSNILVHIENILKLKDS; encoded by the coding sequence ATGATGAAAGAGCTAAAACTACAAAAAATCTGGTTATTCATAGGACTTAGCTATATTGCTGGTATTTTCTATCTATGCCTAAGAAGATCCGCCCCATCAACTCCCCCTTTTGAACACTTTGATAAAATTCTCCACTTTAGTGCCTACTTCTTCTTAATGAGCTACTTCACTCTTATCTTGAAAAAATCTTCTTATAAAAAGGTATTTATTTTATTTGTAATAATGGGCATTCTCATTGAATTTCTTCAACTGATGACAGGCTATAGATCTTTTGAACTCTTAGACATTCTTGCCAACACGACAGGCCTTATCGTTGGTCTCTTCACTTTTGGAAAGTATCTCTCAAATATTTTAGTTCACATTGAAAATATCCTAAAGCTCAAAGACTCCTGA
- the dapF gene encoding diaminopimelate epimerase has translation MSAKISFDKYCGTGNDFIVLDNRTNSFDPKDSKLWQRLCDRRFGVGADGVLFFNTSEEYDFEMVYLNADGGEVGMCGNGARALTSFAKKIQFDKVEFTFKTRDGIYSSEVLKSGDIKLEMSRLDEVGAIDVSDIIPNENSFYMNTGVPHAVYFVNSVSEVPLEEWGSKVRYDERFTEGCNANFVQVIADGKLKVRTYERGVEGETLACGTGAVACAFAYRKLHKSVDVIDIEVPGGELQIIFENEKVYLCGKALKIFSGVFEL, from the coding sequence ATGAGCGCTAAAATTTCGTTTGATAAGTATTGTGGGACAGGAAATGACTTTATCGTTCTTGATAATCGAACAAATTCTTTTGACCCTAAGGACTCTAAGCTTTGGCAGAGGTTATGCGATAGACGCTTTGGCGTTGGGGCCGATGGGGTACTCTTCTTTAATACAAGTGAAGAATACGACTTTGAAATGGTCTATCTAAATGCAGATGGGGGCGAAGTTGGAATGTGCGGGAACGGTGCAAGGGCACTGACTAGTTTTGCTAAGAAAATTCAATTTGATAAAGTTGAGTTTACCTTTAAGACACGTGACGGGATTTACTCAAGTGAAGTCTTAAAGAGTGGAGATATAAAACTTGAGATGTCGAGGCTTGATGAAGTTGGAGCAATCGATGTTTCTGATATTATACCTAATGAAAATTCATTCTATATGAATACAGGTGTTCCTCACGCTGTTTACTTTGTAAATTCAGTATCAGAAGTTCCATTAGAAGAATGGGGAAGTAAGGTTCGCTACGACGAGAGATTCACTGAAGGCTGTAATGCGAACTTTGTCCAAGTGATAGCTGATGGAAAATTGAAAGTGAGAACCTATGAGAGAGGAGTAGAAGGGGAGACCCTTGCTTGTGGTACAGGCGCTGTTGCTTGCGCTTTTGCCTATAGAAAATTACACAAGTCAGTGGATGTAATCGATATAGAAGTTCCTGGTGGAGAGTTACAAATAATCTTTGAAAATGAAAAGGTGTATCTCTGTGGAAAAGCTTTAAAAATATTTTCAGGAGTCTTTGAGCTTTAG
- a CDS encoding helix-turn-helix transcriptional regulator, with the protein MKNAKDVIKRKIKKESAGDILKRYRESFELSQTALAELIGTTQNNISAIENGKREIGVNVAIKLCAIFPLTLEKLLIPQGLKNHPDYIKALKKAS; encoded by the coding sequence ATGAAAAATGCAAAAGACGTCATTAAGAGAAAGATCAAAAAGGAATCAGCAGGAGATATCTTGAAAAGATATCGTGAGTCTTTTGAGCTCTCTCAAACTGCTCTTGCAGAGCTAATTGGAACGACTCAGAATAATATCTCAGCTATAGAGAATGGAAAAAGAGAGATAGGTGTAAATGTCGCTATCAAGTTATGTGCGATATTTCCTTTAACTCTAGAAAAACTTTTGATTCCTCAAGGTCTTAAAAATCATCCCGACTATATAAAGGCACTAAAAAAGGCGTCTTAA
- a CDS encoding helix-turn-helix transcriptional regulator, which yields MKVDRLDLVGAGESILITPGEMIRELRNLKGWSQLDLASETGISQTNISAIENGRVKLGKERTIVLAEALSVHPASIMFADYDVAA from the coding sequence ATGAAAGTAGATAGATTAGATTTGGTTGGTGCCGGTGAGTCTATTTTGATTACTCCTGGTGAAATGATTCGTGAGCTTAGAAATTTGAAGGGCTGGTCGCAGTTAGACCTTGCCTCTGAGACAGGAATTTCACAGACCAATATTAGTGCTATAGAAAATGGAAGAGTAAAGCTAGGTAAAGAACGAACAATTGTTTTAGCTGAGGCTCTATCCGTTCACCCTGCATCGATTATGTTTGCAGATTATGATGTAGCTGCTTAG
- a CDS encoding type II toxin-antitoxin system mRNA interferase toxin, RelE/StbE family, translating into MYKVLETKDVRKSLKKIPVEIQRKYKAWISAVQNGGSENLINFAGFKDKALKGKLRECRASRLNIQYRVIYTEDKMVKEIIVVSVTTHKYEEVIR; encoded by the coding sequence ATGTATAAAGTTCTAGAAACAAAAGATGTTCGTAAAAGTTTAAAAAAGATCCCTGTTGAGATTCAAAGAAAGTATAAAGCTTGGATTTCTGCTGTTCAAAATGGTGGTTCAGAAAACTTAATAAACTTCGCCGGTTTTAAAGATAAGGCCTTGAAGGGAAAGCTACGTGAATGTAGAGCATCAAGATTAAATATTCAGTATAGAGTAATCTACACTGAGGATAAAATGGTAAAAGAAATAATTGTTGTGAGTGTTACTACTCATAAATATGAGGAGGTAATAAGATGA
- a CDS encoding HigA family addiction module antitoxin, producing MIEIKVRHSAGEFLKTMILEERGLTQKWLAQEIGCAERKISEICNNKRGMSAKFALDLERVFGISAELWVTMQAKWELKNARDLAA from the coding sequence ATGATTGAAATTAAAGTAAGACATTCAGCAGGAGAATTTCTTAAAACGATGATCCTCGAAGAGCGTGGTTTAACACAAAAGTGGTTAGCGCAGGAGATTGGTTGTGCCGAGAGAAAAATCTCTGAAATCTGTAACAATAAACGAGGGATGAGTGCTAAGTTTGCATTAGATCTTGAGAGGGTCTTTGGTATAAGTGCTGAACTTTGGGTAACCATGCAAGCAAAATGGGAACTAAAAAATGCACGCGATCTAGCCGCTTAA
- a CDS encoding type II toxin-antitoxin system RelE/ParE family toxin, whose protein sequence is MIKSINGKITRDMVNKGTSKKFPEKLNKRAIFLLMALSDVTGIEDLKKICEPPSLKLHKLKGSLKEYWSLTIEKPWCIIFKYSKGEFIDVEIGDYHD, encoded by the coding sequence ATGATTAAGTCGATCAATGGAAAAATTACTAGGGATATGGTGAACAAGGGAACTTCAAAAAAGTTTCCTGAAAAACTAAATAAAAGAGCAATCTTCTTATTAATGGCCTTAAGTGATGTGACTGGAATTGAAGATTTAAAGAAGATCTGTGAACCACCTTCCTTAAAACTACATAAGCTGAAAGGGAGCCTGAAAGAATATTGGTCATTAACTATTGAAAAGCCTTGGTGTATTATTTTTAAATACTCAAAAGGTGAATTCATCGATGTTGAAATAGGAGATTATCATGATTGA